The Nostoc cf. commune SO-36 genomic sequence TAAGCATCGCTTCTTTGACGTTAATTTGTTTGGGAATCAATTTCAATTCATAGAATTTATCAGCAACTTGCTGCTGAAGAGTAATTAATTCTTGAGAGATTGGTGTGATGCCAAACTTTCTTCTGTTAGTAGTCTTTTTCATTGTTTCTAAATCAATGCCCAAAATGGGAGAGAGACTTGCAGCTACTTCATCTCGATGTTGATCAGACCATTGTTCAAAATTTTGGATTTCTTCTAGTAATGTCTTAATAATTTCTTGTTGTTGGCTAGCAAATTTTTGGCTGGCAAGGTAATATCCTCCCTGTTTATTAATTCCTGTGCCATCAATTAATACACGAGCATCGCCAGATTTCTCGGCTGCTGCGTAGAATGGGTCCCAAATTGACCAAGCATCAATACTACCTCTGACAAAAGCAGCCCGAGCATCCGCTGGTGGTAAATATATGGGTTGAATATCACTATATTTTAAACCATATTTTTCTAAAATTTGTACTAGCATATAATGGGCGCTAGAGCCTTTTTGCAAAGCAATCTTTTTCCCTTTGAGATCATTGACTGTTTTGATGGCAGAATTTTTGGAAACAAGAATTGCTGAACTAGCAGGACTTGGGGCGATTCCTGCGATATATGTGATTGCAGTACCTCCTGCTTGGGCAAAAATTGGTGGCGATTCTCCAGTATGTCCTAAGTCAATACTGCCAACATTCATAGCTTCTAAAAGCTGTGGCCCAGCCGGAAATTCAATCCATTCAACAGATACACCTTCAGGTTGTAATCGCTTTTCTAAAAGCCCTTTACTTTTTAGGAGAATTGCTGATTTTTGATAGCCAAATCTGACTACTGATGCTTTGGTTTGAGTGGAATTATTGGCAGATACAGTTGTAGTATTACTGGGATTATTTGCTGTACAAGCAGCAAATAGCAAGCTGAGGCATAAGCCAGTAATAAAAGTGCCAGTAATTTGTATAGGAACAATTGATAATAACCGGGTTTGACTAGCAAATCTAAAAATAACCCATTTTTGGCAATAGATTCTTATGCGCTTAAATAAAAAATTAAACATTAATCTTTACCTCCTTTGTTAGGGAAAATGCTAAGTTTATTCATTGCCAGGATTGTTAGACCAAGTAAGTGATGATAATTTGGCTAAATTTATATGTCTACTTAATTTACACTAAGTCGGTCAATTTACAGTATTTTATTTTTTATAACATAGTAGCATCCCATAAAAATTTTAGTAAATGAGTAGTTACAGCTATAAATTCAATCTCAAAATATAGTTGCTTGTGTTAACAAAATCTGGTATGTCAGCTTTTTAATACCAAATCGCAGTAAATTCGCAAAATTTCCGAATTTTACTAAAATTGCCACAGATTGACCTTTTTCGGCTCGATTCTCTGAAATAAAGCTTTTTGCAGATCGACAAGCTTTTACTATTTATTACAACTTAATTCAATCGGTTTTAACTTTTATTAAGATAGCTCTTGATTTTTTGGAAAAAGTGTGTAAAGCTCTTTTATGTATAAACTCCGGTAACTTGACCAATAATTAGTAGTAAATATTAAAGTGCGATCGCAGTTTGCGTAGCGTTCCGCAGCAAAGGTGGGGTGTAAGCCCATCGCCCCAACTTTGGCGCTCTGTTCGCACACAGTCATCATTGCAACTTAGTGCTTTTTTGAGCAAAGCACTAAGTTGCAATGTGTTGTACGGGGATGGATACCTTTTTGCAGTTGAGGTGGGTGCGAGAACGTCATGGATGGAATTTTTAAATCTAGGCGATCGTCGCACCTGCTTTTTTACTTATCAACAAAGGTGTAAATATAAGCAGAAGCAATAGAGACATCGCATCTTCCTAATTTCCTATCTCCAATTCAAAAGGTAAAATGACATATCTGCATTATTTTTTGTCCGAATAATATCTGCAACCAAGTGCCCAGATGCACCCCTTAAAACTTACCGACAAAGCGACTGTTAAGGGAGTTATCAGCTTTGAAAATTATTCTACCAACAGACGTAGCCACGGAACTTGAAGCTCATCTACCTGATGACATAGTAGTTGTGCGTGTTGACAGCGAAGGCAACTTAGATGGCGATGCTACAGATGCTGAGGTTTACTTTAGCTGGTTTTTCTTGAAACCAACAACATTGCATCGAGTCTTAGAATCTGCGCCGCAATTGCGTTGGCATCATGCGCCAAATGCGGGTGTAAATCACATCATTACACCTAAATATATAGAACGCAACCTCATTTTGACTAACGGCGCGGGAGTTCACGCGATTCCCATTGCCGAATTCGTCATTGCCTATATGCTTTCCTATGCCAAACAACTATCCAAATTACACCAACAACAGACTCAACACCGTTGGCAAAAAGGTCTGCCAATTCAAGAATTGCTAGATAAAACCTTATTAATTATCGGTGCAGGGGGAATTGGGCAAGAAATTGCTTCCCGTGCTAAAGCTTTTGGGATGCGGATTTTTGGAAGTCGTCGTCACCCGCAACCACTACCTAACTTTGACAAAGTAGTGGGTGCAGATGAATGGAAAGCACTCTTGGGCGAAGCTGACTATGTTGTAATTGCCACACCTTTGACTTGGGATACTAAAGGCATGATCGATGCTGAGGTACTGCGCTTGATGCGTAAGAGTGCTTATTTAATTAATATTGCTCGTGGTGCAATTGTAGATGAATTTGCACTGGTTAAAGCCTTAGAAGATGGTGAAATTGCCGGAGCTGCAATAGATACTGTGTTTACAGAACCATTACCAGCAGAAAGTCCATTGTGGTCTTTGCCTAATGTTTTTATTACACCCCACTGTTCTGGTAATTCTCCCAGAGTTAAGGAGCGATCGCTAGCTCTGTTCCTAGATAATTTCACACGTTATCACCAAGGACAACCTCTGCGTAACATCGTAGATCAAACAGTAGGTTATTAATTCATTTGGACTACTCTGATGATTCCTCTCTCACAGTCCAGATCACAACAAATCAGTAGCCTCTTAGTGACAACACTTCTGATTCGCGGTTTTGACCCTGTGGAAGATGCGTAGACGCGTTGGCGTAGCCTCTCGTAGAGAAGCGGCTTGTCGTCAGACATCGCCTACGGTCGAGATGTGATTCCGTTGGTAAAAAAAGAGGTGCAGCGAAGAGAACAACAAACAGTCACTGTTGCCTAGATTGAAAGAAGAGAAATCTAAAATCCAAAATCTTATGCCTCACACAACTGCTCTCGAACCTCTAGAAACAGACCAATGGTTTGTTGATAGTCCTGAATTCTCTGAGTTTGTAGCTACTGCCAAAGAAATTATTGCTACCACAAATCATAATCGCATAAAAACCCTCGATATCCTTGAACCCTATTTTGCCGCCCTACTCCAGAAACGGGATTGGCTACCAGAACATTTTGCTCAACCAAATCTTGAAGGTGGTTTGGGTGGTGGTATCGGACAATGGTTGCTGTATCGTTCTCAAGAGTTAACTATTTTTAGTTTAGTGATTCCTCCTAATTCCATCACTCCTATTCACGACCATTTATCTTGGGGACTTGTTGGGTTGTATCAAGGCAAACAAGAAGAAACTGTGTACCGTCGCTTAGATAAGGGTCAATTAGAAGGATTTGGGGACTTGCAAGAAAATAAAATACCAGCCATTCTAGAAGAGAAGAAGCGGTGAACTGTCCGCGCCTAGTTTAAATATCTAGAATGGGAATCCCTCAATTCATGCTCACCGACACCATCAAATCGACCTTTAAAGATGCAGCACAGAAACTGACTAGCAATCGCAAACGAGATTTCATGGCAAAAGTTACCGAAGATTACTTCGATAGTTCAGCACGCATTGCAGAAACCGTTATGGGATGGAATCGCCAGAGTGTGCAACTCGGCTTGCATGAAAGGCGGACGGGGATAGTCTGTGTAGAGAATTATCAGGCAAGGGGACGACACAATAGTATTGAGGTATTGCCCAACTTAGAAGCAGATATTCGTTCATTGGTGGATGCTCAAGCTCAAGCCGACCCTAAATTTCAATCGACCTTTCTGTATGCCCGCATTAGTGCCAGAGCAGTAAGAGAAGCATTAGTAAGTGTTCATGGCTATAACGAGAGCGAATTGCCATCTCGTCAAACTTGTGGAGAAATTCTCAATCGCTTAGGGTATCGCCTAAAAAAACACAAAAAACGAAACCCTTGAAAAAGATTCCGCAAACTGATGCCATTTTCGAGAATGTGTTCCGGGAGAATCAGGCATCAGATGAAAACCCCAAATCGTTGCGAGTGTCTATAGATACTAAAGCTAAGGTGAAGATTGGCAACCTTTCTAGAGGCGGTAAAGCTCGGACAATGGAGGCGAAAGCTGCTGATGACCACGATACACAGTGGTCATCAGTCTTAGTTCCCTTTGGCATTCTCAATACACATAATGACCAGCTATCGATTTACTTGGGTCAGTCGGCGGAAACCAGTGATTTTATCGTCGATTGTTTAACCGCTTGGTGGCATGAGAATCAACACAATTACCTGGAACTTGATGAGTGGGTGATTGATCTTGATGGCGGTGCCGCTACTCGCAGTAACCGCACACAATTTATCAAACGCATGGTTGAGTTGTCTTGTGCAATTAATTTAAAAATTCGACTGATTTATTATCCCCCTTACCATAGCAAGTACAATCCAATAGAGCGGTGTTGGGCTGCCTTGGAGAACTATTGGAATGGTGCGATTTTAGATTCTGTTGCCGCCGCAGCACAATGGGCCGCCAATATGACTTGGAAAGGAATTGCTCCCATTGTACATCTGGTTCAAACCACATATCACAAAGGAATCAAGGTTCTCTCGCAAGAGTTAGAACAATACCAACCCCAATGGCAGCGTTCTGAAACATTACCCAAATGGGATATTACTATTGTCCCTGTTTAGCTGGTACTTTATTTTCTTGCAAGTCCCTTGCTCAGTTAGAAATTGTTGGTGCGTATCAAGTAAAACGTGGTGATATTTACCGTTTGTTGCCTCCTGATGGAGATATTCACTCTGTGAAAGCCACTACGGTATTTGCGCCAGCCATCTCAATTCATGTTATGGGAAATGATACTGGCAGCATTTTGAGAAATAAGTATAATCCAGAACAACAAAGTATTCAGTCTTTTCGCTCTGGGTACTCCAATGCGCCTTAACAAAAATCGGCGTGAATCCCTTCTCTTCAAGGGATGAGAAGAATAGCCGCCCGCCGATTTGGTCATTAGTCATTTGTCCTTAGTCATTGCTACTAATGACCAAGACTATTACGAATTACGAATTAATAAAATATGCCAAAATTCGACAGACCTCAACCGCCAGTCTTTGAACGAGTCGAAGATGAACGCCTTTACCGTAAACAACACTTAGCTGCGGCTTTTCGCTTATTTGGCCGTTTTGGCTTCAGTGAAGGAATAGCAGGACATATTACAGCCCGTGACCCAGAATTTACTGACCATTTTTGGGTTAACCCCTTGGGGAAATACTTCGGTCATATCCGTGTTTCTGACCTCATTTTGGTGGATAGTCATGGGGAAGTTGTTAAAGGGAACGCGCCTGTGAATCGGGCAGC encodes the following:
- a CDS encoding D-2-hydroxyacid dehydrogenase, whose amino-acid sequence is MKIILPTDVATELEAHLPDDIVVVRVDSEGNLDGDATDAEVYFSWFFLKPTTLHRVLESAPQLRWHHAPNAGVNHIITPKYIERNLILTNGAGVHAIPIAEFVIAYMLSYAKQLSKLHQQQTQHRWQKGLPIQELLDKTLLIIGAGGIGQEIASRAKAFGMRIFGSRRHPQPLPNFDKVVGADEWKALLGEADYVVIATPLTWDTKGMIDAEVLRLMRKSAYLINIARGAIVDEFALVKALEDGEIAGAAIDTVFTEPLPAESPLWSLPNVFITPHCSGNSPRVKERSLALFLDNFTRYHQGQPLRNIVDQTVGY
- a CDS encoding sulfonate ABC transporter substrate-binding protein encodes the protein MFNFLFKRIRIYCQKWVIFRFASQTRLLSIVPIQITGTFITGLCLSLLFAACTANNPSNTTTVSANNSTQTKASVVRFGYQKSAILLKSKGLLEKRLQPEGVSVEWIEFPAGPQLLEAMNVGSIDLGHTGESPPIFAQAGGTAITYIAGIAPSPASSAILVSKNSAIKTVNDLKGKKIALQKGSSAHYMLVQILEKYGLKYSDIQPIYLPPADARAAFVRGSIDAWSIWDPFYAAAEKSGDARVLIDGTGINKQGGYYLASQKFASQQQEIIKTLLEEIQNFEQWSDQHRDEVAASLSPILGIDLETMKKTTNRRKFGITPISQELITLQQQVADKFYELKLIPKQINVKEAMLTPGQYAAFSPKVK
- a CDS encoding cupin domain-containing protein; this translates as MPHTTALEPLETDQWFVDSPEFSEFVATAKEIIATTNHNRIKTLDILEPYFAALLQKRDWLPEHFAQPNLEGGLGGGIGQWLLYRSQELTIFSLVIPPNSITPIHDHLSWGLVGLYQGKQEETVYRRLDKGQLEGFGDLQENKIPAILEEKKR